The Arthrobacter sp. D5-1 genome segment TGAAGTCATTCCACGCATAAAGGAAGGCGAAGATTCCCACGGTGGCGCTCATTGGAGCGAGAAGCGGGAAGATCAGCTTCCAAAAGGTCTGCCAGGTGGTAGCGCCGTCGATCCTTGCACTCTCCTCCAACTCCATCGGGATGGACCGGAGAAATGCGGTGAACAGAAGGACGCTGAAACTCAGCTGGAACATGGTGGCCAGCAGGATCACACCGAACGGATTGTCCAGGCCCAACCGGCCCGTGAGCTGGATCTGCGGCAGCGCCACCACGGGGAACGGAATGAACATTGCCCCCAGCAAGTAGAAGAACGAATACCGGAAGAGCCGGCGCTCCCAGTTTCGAACGATCGCATAAGAAGCAAAGGCCGCAAGGATGATGGTGGCCACCACCGTCCCGGCAGTCACCAGCAAGGACATCGCGGCGCCAACAGGGAAGTTTGTCAGCGTCCAGGCCTGGACGAAGCCGTCAAAACTGAAGGGAGCCGGGAAGGAGAAGGCGTTGCCATCCACCGCCTGCCCCTGGGTCTTCAGCGCCATGGAGATTGTGACGTACAGCGGCAGGAGCACGGTGACCGCGCACAGGATGAGGATGGTGGTTGCCGGCCAGTTGACGCGTTCGACGGCGGACTCGGACCGGCGTCGGCTCTTTCCGGTGGGCTGGGTGGTGGGCTCGGTGATGGCGAGGGTGGCTTGATTGGTCATCAGAGTGCATTCCGTCCGCGAGTCAGCGAAAGCTGTACGAGAGAGATAACAATGGCCACTACGAAAAAGATCGTGGCGTTGGCCATCTGGTAGGCGTAGTCGCCGCCGTTGAAGCCCGAGATGACGGTCATCGCGATGCTTCGGGTTGAGGTGCCCGGGCCACCGTTGGTCAGGCCAACAATGATGTCGTAGGCGTTCAGGAAGCCTTTGAACCCCAGGATGATGTTGATGACCACGTAGCCCGATACCAGCGGAAGCGTGATCTTGACCAACTGCTGGAACTTGCTGGCTCCATCGATTTCCGCAGCTTCATAGACGTCCCCCGGCACGGCCACCAGTCCTGCGATGTAGATCAGCAGTGCACCCGGCACAGCCTGCCAGGCAGTGACCAGCACAATGGCTACCCAGGCGAGGTCCGGGTTTGCCAGCAGGCTGTTCTCCAGCCAGGGAATCCCGGCAGCGGCGCCAAGGGAGGGCAGCGAGTTGGAGAACAGGAAGTTGAAGACGTAGGCGATGATGATGCCCGAGACCACCATGGGGATGACGAAAATGGTCCGCAGCGCCGATTTCATCCTGATGCGCGAGGTCAGCCCGACGGCCAGGAGGAACGCCACCACGTTGACGGCGATCACGGTGACGATGGAGAACCCGAACGTGAACAGGTAGCTCTGCAGGATGGCGGGGTCGGTGAAGATGGCAACGTAGTTGGTCAGGCCGACAAATTCCCAGTCACCGATTCCGATCGAGTTGGTGAAACTGAAGAAGATGCCGATGATTCCCGGAATGGTGATGGCCAACGTGAAGAGGATGAGGCTGGGGACGAGGAAAAAGTAGAAGATCGGCTCGACCCGGCGCGTGCTGCCCTGCCGCTGACGGCCCTGCTTGGCCGAAACCTGCTTCCGGCCGTCCTGCCCGGACGTAGTGGGGGTGGTGATGATGGACATGATGTTGACTCCCTGCTTCGGCGCTACTGGCGGAAAGCCAGCCGCGCCCAGTCTGCGTCGAGGGTGCTAAGGGTGGAGGTGGGGCTGGCGCCGAAAACGAGGGCCTGCGTGTAGTTCATGATCGGGATGGTTTTTGGTACCAGCACTGAAGGACCCTGGTAGACCTGGGATTGCTCGTAGTACCGCACCATTCCTTCAATCCGGGGATCGGGAGCCGCAGCTGAATCCTTGGTGGGAGTGAAGCCCAACTGCGATTTGTTGTAGGCATCGATCACTTCGGGCCGGTAAAGGTACTCGAGGAAGTCCTTTGCGGCCTCCTTGTGTTTGGAGGCCTCAGGGATCCAGGCGGCCAGGTCCACGTTCACCCGGACACGCAGGTCCTGGGGGTCTTCGGTCATGGGCAGCGGGAAGGTTCCAAGTTTCAGGTCAGGGGCCGTCTTCGCGATCTCGCTGAAGGCCCACGGACCCTGCAGGTACATGGCGGCCTTGCCCTGGGAGAACGCCAGGTTGCCGTCGCCGTAGGCGCGGCTGGCTGCATCCTTGTTCACGTACTTCGAGGCCAGTTCCAGCATCTTGCCAACAGGCTTTTCAAAGTCCTTCTGGAAGGACACTGCAGATTTTGGCCCCACGTTGGTGCCTTCGGCGGAAAGCTTGTCAAAGAAGTCCAGCGTGTCCACCTGGCCGCCCACGGAGTAGTCGAACCAGCCCTGGGCGATGGTCCAGTCGTCCTTCCACGTGGCGTAGAACGGCGTCACTCCAGCGGCTTTGAGTTGATCGCATGCTGCGGTCAGCTCACTCCAGGTGGTGGGCACCTTGATGTTGTTGGCCGCGAAGATTTCCTTGTTGTAGATGACCGAGGAGGCCATGATCGAGTAGGGCAGCGCGCTGGTGCGGTCCGGGTAGGTCCCGTACTGGTCCATCAACGGCTGGAGATCTTCGCGGATCCTTGACGCCGCTGCCGTACCGGAGAGATCGCTCAAGGCGCCCCGCTGGACAAAGCGTGAGGTTTCCATGTTGTAGTTCGCCAAGGCGATGTCCGGCGGATTTCCCCGGACGAAGCTCGCGGACACCACATCCACCCCCGAGGTGTCCAGGACAACCTCGGTGTCGTTCTGGGAGGCGTTGTAGTCGGCAACGAGCTTGGTCATGAAGCCAATGGCTTCGCGCTTGCTGAACGTGAAGCGGATGGTTTCCTTGCCCGATTCCCCTGTGCAACCGGAGAGGAGACCGGCCAGCAGGGCCAGTCCGAGGCTCATCGCCGCAAGGCGCTTCTTACGCGTAGGTTTCACAGACTCCGTGGTCCTTTCGTCGTGCGGACCGCTGTGGCCGCCGTGCCCGGGGTGGTCGCTGCTGACCATCCCGAGTTTAGATAGGAGATAAATTTATGACCTATCGCTAGTTTGGGTGACGTGCGCCACAGCGTCAAGCTTTTAACGGAAGCGCGTCACAATCTAAATTTATGTACTAAATTTAGAGAGATCGTTCTATCGCTCCCGATAGACGCCCAAGAGTTTGGAGTACCCCATGCTGAGCGGGACTGCACCGTCAACCCAACTGGTACGCCGGGTCAACGCCAGCGCAATGCTCAAAGCCATGCGCGGCGCCGGTGTCCTCACCGGAACCGAGTTGATGGACTCCACCGGGCTCTCGCGCGCCACCGTCATATCGATCTGCGATGAACTGGTCCGGCTCGGTTGGCTCCAGGAGTTGGAGAGCCAACGGGGTACCGGGGACTACGTCAAGGGACGCCCGGCCCGCCGCTTCGTGTTCGACGATGACGCGGCCAGCGTCATCGGCATCGACATCGGCGCCACCAAGATCACGGCAATCGTGGCCAACATGGCAGGGGCATCCCTGTCCAGGGTCACCATGCCTTTCCGCACCTTCAACCTCCCTGCCGATGAACGCGCCGACGTGCTGGACCGCATTGCCGCCGACGCCCTGAAGCAGGCAGGAGTCACTGCGGATTCAGTGCTGGCGGTCGCCGTGGGGGTTGCCGCACCGGTCAGCCGCGACGGCGAAGTCCTCACCGTCCAGGAATTCTGGAGGTCCTTCGACGTCCGCAGGATCGTCGCTGAGCGGCACGGCTGGCATGTCCTCCTGGAAAATGACGCCAACCTGGCCGCCTTGGCCGAACGGTGGCAGGGCACCGCGCAAGGAGTGGACAACTTTGTGGTGATGTTGGCCGGTGACCGCCTGGGCTCGGGCATCCTTGAATCCGGACGCCTGCTCCGCGGCCAGCTCGGAGGCTTCGGTGAACTGGGCTATCTGGACACCGTGGAAGGCGTGGGAGACACCTACGGAATTGCCCACTACGCTGCCCGGTGGGGCCGCGAAGCCATGGAAGCCAGCACCACTACCTCGCTGCACACTCTCTGTGGCAGCGATCCTGAATCCTTGAGCGCCGAAATGGTCTTCGAAGCCGCAGCAGAGGGCGATGACGCCGCACGAACCGTGCTGGACCGCCTGTCTGAACGCATGGCCCGGGTCATCGGTTCAGTCAGTACGTTGGTCAACCCGGACCTGGTGGTCATAGCCGGGGCCGTGGCGGCCTCGGCCCACGCACTGATTCCGGGCATTGAAGAGAAGATGACGGAGTTCACCTTCACTCCCCCGCGCCTGGCAACCTCACCCTTGGGCGATGGGATCGTGTCCCTCGGCGCGATCCGGCATGCACTGGATTATGTCGAGGAACATGCCCTGGACCTTTACCCCGCGTCGCTGCCGAAACACGAGGCTGCCGGCTGACCGCTTCTTGCCCCTCGGCCCGGCAGGCGGCCAGTCCGGAATTCGGCTAGTCCGGCATCGACATGGTGCGCAGGTCCAGTTGCCTCAGCACGCGATCTGCGACTTCCGGATCAGTACCCAGCTCGTTCCGGGCCGCCACCACTTCCTGCCGTGCAGCATCCAACGCGATGGTCTGCACCGCGATGGACAACTCCCGTCCGCGCTTGCGCTTTTCAGCGACCGACTCGTTCTGCAGGGTGCCATCGAGCAACTCCGCATGCAGTCTGCGCATCTTTTCCTTGACCAGCGCCACCTTCTCCGCCGGGAGTTCCTTCATGAGGTCGTGGTCCTTCAAGGCGGCGACCGCAGCCGACTGGGCGCGCTTGGCGAGGACCTTGGCGGCATCCTGCTCGTGAGAACCATCTTCGGTGGCCTTCAGCACCCGCATGAGCCATGGCAAGGTGAGGCCGGGAAGCACCAGGGTTGCCAGGAGGACGGCGCAGGCAATCACCAGGATCTCGTGCCGGGCCGGGAAGTCACTGCCATCCGGCAGGGTCAAGGGAAGCGCCAGCGCCAACGCCAACGTAGCCAGGCCGCGCATGCCACACCACGTCAGGATCAGCACTTCCTTGGGTGAGGTGGGCTGCAGGAGGTTCCTGCGCCTCCGGGCCGTCAGGGCAAGCAGGCCCAGCCACAAGAACCGGACGACGAACACCAGGATGCAGATAACCACAGCCATGCCGATCATCCCGAAGATCGCAGTCCCCTCGTCCCGGATAACGTGGCGGATCTCCAGCCCCACCAGGCCGAACGCCAGACCTGTGGCAAGCAACTCCACCACATCCCAGAACGCCGTCCGCGTAATGCGTTCAGCGGCATCCTGCGGCCGCGTATGGCGCTGCAACTCCAAGGCGGTGACGACGACGGCCACCACACCTGATGCGTGCAACTCTTCCGCGAGAATGTAGGCGGCGAACGGAACCACCAAGGTGACGGCACTGCGGGCAACCATGGACGTGACCAACGTGGTGATGAACTTGGTCAGCCAACCCATGGCGATGCCGATCACCACAGCCAGCGCGGCTCCGATGATGAACTGCGGAATGACCTCCGGGCCCACTTCCTTCCCGGACACGGTGGCCGCCACGGCAGCCTGGAAGATGACGATGGCAGCAGCGTCGTTGAAAAGCCCTTCGCTTTGCAGGACCGTGATGAGGCGGCGCGGCATGTGGACGCGGCCGGCTACCGACTCAACGGCAACGGGATCCGGCGGGGCCACCATGGCACCCAAAGCGATGGCCGCCGGGATTCCGATGCCCGGGATCATCAGCCAGGCAGCACCGGCCACTACAGCCGTTGACACCACCACCAGAGCTACGGCCAGGAGCAGGAGCGTTTTCCACCGCACCCTGAAGACGGCCCACGAGCTCTTCTGGGCGGTGGCGAACAGGAGCGGCGGAAGGAAGATCGGCAGGATCAGCTCAGGCGAAATTTCAAACTCAGGGAAGCCCGGGATGAAGGTCAACGCCACAGCCAGCAGCAGCATCAGGACCGGGTACGGAAGCCGGAGCCGGTCCCCCAGGCCCACTGCCACCACCGTAGCCAGCAGCAACCCGACAATGAGCGCCAACTGATCCATGTTCCTGCTTCCCCAGACGTTGTAAGGCCCTCCCCGGACAAAGCCGAAAAAGTTCCCTACCAACATATCCCGGGAGTGCAGACGGTCCATGCGGAGTGACGGTCCACGCCTCCGATTCCGGGTCAGTCCTCCGTGAGCGCGTCCACCACGTCCGCGGTGCCATCCTTGAACGCAATGGTCCGGTGGATGGTGCCGGGCAGTTCCAGGACGGCGGCCGTCACCAGCGCAACGTTGGCCCGCGACGTCTGTGTTCCGCTGCCGGGGTTCTCGGGGTCGGTCTGGATCAAGCCCGTTGCAGGCTCGTCGGTCAAGGTTCCCGGGCCCAGGATGGTCCAATCGAGGTCGGTGGCACGCAGGTAGTCGTCCGCAGCAGCCTTGGCCTCCGCGTAGGCGAAGAATGGATTGTCAGCTGGCACTCCATGGTCCTTCGCCGCGCCGATGTAGGACACCATGACATACCGCTTGACGCCGGCCTGTGCGGCGGCGTCCATCGATCGGATGGCGGCGTCGCGGTCCACGGCATAGGTCCGGTCCGGGTTGCCCCCGCCGGCCCCGGCCGACCAGACCACGGCGTCGTGGCCGTCGAGCGCTTGGGCGAGTTCCGCCGTCGTCGAGTTTTCCACATCAAGCACCTGCGCTTCTGCGCCGGTTTCCGTGACATCTGCCACATGATCGGGATTTCGGATGAAAGACGTGACGTCGTGACCTTCGCCACTGAGGATGCGGGACAGATGCAGGGCCACTTTCCCGTGGCCGCCAATGATTGCGATTCGACTCATGGACCCATTCTGTCCCACGGAACGAAAAAAGACCCCGCAGGCGAATGCTGCGGGGTCTTGCTCTGTAGCGGTGGGGAGGCTCGATCTCCCGACCTCACGATTATGAGTCGTGCGCTCTAACCAACTGAGCTACACCGCCACGAATGAGAAAAACCTGTGTCAAGCCGGTCAAAACCGCCTTGACACAGGCCCTCATTCAGAGCCCCCCACCGGAATCGATCCGGTGACCTCGTTCTTACCAAGAACGCGCTCTACCACTGAGCTAGGGGGGCAACGAGTAAATACTCTACCGGACGTTTTCAGAAGCTACAAATCGGCGAAAGCACGCGGAAAACAGGCGTCGACACAATTTGCGAAGACGCGGTTTCCTTGATCTATTTTCGCCCTCTTCGACTGCCCGAATCAGGGCAGACGAAGGACCTGTCCGGGGTAGATCCGGTCTGGATTGGGCACAGTATCGGCGTTGGTCGCGATCAAAGCACCGAGATCCACTCCGAACTGTGCGGCGATGCCGCTCATGGTGTCTCCCTGCTCCACCACCACCTCCGTGACGCGCGGGGCCACAGGTCCCTGCTGTCCTGCCCCGACAGCGGCCTCAGAGGCCGCCTCCTGCGCCTGCAGCCGGACCTCGGGGGCATCGGGTTCCAGTCCTTCCTGACGGGCCTCCTGGGCTGCTGCGGCGTCCGCGGCTGCCTGTTGTTGGGCCGCCTGGGCTGCCGCGGCCTCGGCGGCGTCCCGGTCAGCTGCTGAAACCCCGACGGCGGCAGCGTCCTCCGCGGCCTGGCTTCCGGCTGATGGGGCTGCTGGAGCGGTGGCCTCGGCGGGAGCTGCGTCGCGGGCAGCGGACCCTGCATCATCCCTGTGATCCTTGTCGCCGTGCAGTAATTGATCGCCGCGCCCCTTGTCACCCAGGCCCAGGTTCTTCTTCACGTTGTCCAGCAATCCCATGGAGCACCCTCCTGCGTTCTGCTTGCGTTCTGGTTGCGTTCTGCTTGCGTTCTGCCGTGCCTCGATCGTACGGCCGGCCGGGGCCTCAGGGAACCCGTGCCCCCTATGGGACGCCATGGAGCGGGATCGGGGGGCGATGGAGCATCGACGTTAAATGCCGCAGGGGGCCGGCTCGAAAGCCGACCCCCTGACGGGAATAACTGAGTGTCCAGCATGTGGTGGTGTTTACCACCAGGAAGTGTTTACCACTTGCCCTTGCGGTTGAAGTCGCGGTTTGCGCCTTCGCCACCGGTGCGGGGCTTGCGGGCGCCGTCACCATGACCGCCGAAGCGTGAGCCGCTGGCCTGGCCGCGATCGCGGTCGCCGTAGCTGCCTGCAGTGCGCTCGGAACGGTCGCTGTAGGAGCGGCCGCCACGGTCAGCGGAGGTACGCTCGCCGTCGGACTTGCGGAAGTCCTTCTTGAAGCCACCATTGCCCTTGAAGTTGCCGCCACCACGGTTCTCGCGGTCGCCATAGCCACCACGTCCACCGGCGCCACCACCGGAGTAGCTGCCGCGGTCTCCACTGGGCTTGCGGCCGTTGTCCAGTTCGAGGTGGATCAGTTCGCCACCGATGCGGGTGCGGGACAGAGCGCGCAACTGATCCGCGCTCAGGTCTGCCGGAAGCTCCACGAGGGAGTGGTCCGAGCGGATGTCGATGCCACCGATCTGTGCGGAGGAAATGCCACCTTCGTTGGCAATGGCGCCAACGATGGAGCCCGGCATGACACGCTGACGGCGTCCGACGGCGATCCGGTAGGTAGCGTTGCCCTCGGTGAGTGCGCGGGTCGGGCCACGCGAGCCGAAGCCGTCCTTGGAGCGCTCGCGCTTCTGGTACTCAGGAGCGGCAGGCAGTTCCTTGACCAGCAACGGCTGTCCACCCTGGGCCATGACGGCCAAGGCTGCAGCGATCTCGGAAGCCGGAACGTTGTGCTCTTCCTCGTAGGAGGAGATGAGGTCGCGGAACGCTGCAACATCCTCGGACGCAAGGGTCTCGGTGATGCGCTCGGCGAACTTGCCCAAGCGCAGCGTGTTCACGGTCTCGGCGGTGGGCAGGTGCATCTGCTCCACCGGCTGGCGCGTTGCCTTTTCGATGGAACGCAGCAGGTACTTCTCACGCGGCGTCATGAACAGGATCGCGTCGCCGGAACGGCCTGCACGGCCCGTACGGCCAATGCGGTGCACGTAGGACTCGGTGTCATGCGGGATGTCGTAGTTGATGACGTGGCTGATGCGCTCCACGTCAAGGCCACGGGCAGCGACGTCGGTAGCGACGAGGATGTCGATGCGGCCTTCCTTCAGCGCGTCCACAGTGCGTTCGCGCTGCTGCTGCGGGATGTCGCCGTTGATGGCGGCAGCCTGGAAGCCGCGGGACTTCAGCTTGTCGGCGAGGTCCTCGGTAGCCATCTTGGTGCGCACGAAGGCAATAACGCCGTCGAACTCTTCAACCTCGAGGATGCGGGTCAGTGCGTCCAGCTTGTGCGGGCCCATGACCTGGAGGTAACGCTGCTTGGTGTTGGCACCGGTGGTGGTCTTGGACTTCACCGAGATTTCAGCCGGGTTGTTCAGGTACTGCTTGGACATGCGGCGGATCTGGCCCGGCATGGTGGCAGAGAACAGCGCAACCTGGCGGGTTTCCGGAGTCTGCTGGAAGATCTGCTCAACGTCATCGGCAAAGCCCATGCGCAGCATTTCGTCAGCTTCGTCCAGCACCAGGTACTGGAGCTCGGACAGGTCCAGGGAACCCTTGGCGATGTGGTCGATCACGCGGCCGGGGGTACCGACAACAACCTGGGCGCCACGGCGCAGTCCGGCGAGCTGCGGGCCGTAAGCCGAGCCACCGTAGACCGGGAGGACAGTGAAGTCGTCAATGTGCTTGGCGTAGGAGGTGAAAGCCTCGGCAACCTGGAGGGCCAATTCACGCGTCGGGGCCAGGACCAGTGCCTGGGTCTTGCGTGAGGGACCGTTGAGGTCGTGGAGTTCTGCCAGGCGGGACAGGGCGGGAACAGCGAAAGCTGCGGTCTTGCCGGTACCGGTCTGGGCGAGGCCAACGACGTCGCGGCCTTCGAGGAGCAGCGGGATGGTGGCTGCCTGGATGGGTGACGGCTTCTCGTAGCCGACATCCTGCAGCGCGGCCAGAACGCGGCCGTCGATGCCAAGATCGACGAAGCGTACGCCTTCTTCTTCCGCTTCTTCTGCCTTGGGGGCAGGAGCTTCGGTTTCTTCTGCCTTGGGAGCAGGAGCTTCGGTGAAGGTGGGGGCTGCAGACTCGGCTGCAGCGTTCTCGACGGGGGCAGCGGCAGCAGCCGGTGCTTCAGCTTCGGCGGGCGCGGTGGTCTCTGCTGCAACAGCGGACTCAGCGGACTCAGTGGTCTGGGCGTCGAAGTTTTCGTTGAGATTTTCGGTCATAGGGGGAAATTCCTCATCCATAGGGTAGTCGGCGCGGCCCGGTTGGGCTTGGCCGCAGTACTCGTCGCGAAGGCAGGCAAAGTGCCCTGCTCTCGCAAGAAGTCCGGCGCTATCGCAATCCCATGGCAGGACTTCCCGCTGCATCTCTTGGCTGCTATCCCAGCAGTCTGTACAGCGTTTTCTTTAGCCGGCTCTCCCTATGAAAATGCCCGCACACAATTGCGGGCCCCAACACTTACCAGTCCTGCCTCAAGAATTGGGCAGGATAAAGGGATTTCCGGAGTGGGGGATATTTCAAGTGTAGGGCACGGGGTGGCCTCACCGCGACTTAAGCCTCAAGGAAGGGCGGTGAGCTTGTTCACACCCTTGCTGTCAGCGCCGCTTCGCAACTACTGAAGGCCGTGACGGCGCAGGACTTTATCGAACGTGGAGTGGTAGTCGTCCTGGAGCCGGATCTCCCCGTCGGCCTGCGCATCGAGCAACGCCTGGACAAGGTCCGGCGTCGGCTCGCTGAACCACTGGCCCACCGTGATGCCATGCTTCGGGACGAACGTCCGGTGAATATGGTCGCCTGCGGACAAGGTCCCTGTCTTGATCACCCGGAGGTACGTGCCCACACGTCCGGCCTGCGTGAACCGCTTCACCCACTGCGGCTCGTCCAGAACCCGCTGGAACGTAGCGCAAGGAACCCGCGGGGACGTCACTTCGACCTCCACTTCCAAGCCGATCCGCCACCGTTCCCCGATGACGGCACCGGTGGTTTCGATGCCGGCCACCCGCAGGTTCTCGCCGAAGAGACCGGCCGGCACCTCCCGTTGAAGCTCGCCCGCCCAGTAATCGGCATCCGCCTGCGAATAGGCATACAGCGCTTGGTCTTCTCCACCATGGTCGATGCGGTTCGCCTGCACATCCCCGTGGACGCCCAGTTTATGAACCTTGACGGGTCCTTCGACGGGGCGCTTGTCCAAGGCTGTGACTCCCACACTGCCGGAGTCGGGCAACAGCTGGTGGACACGGCAGACGGCCAGGAGGGAAGCAGTGTTCATGGGATCAGTCTACGGACGGTCCGGGGCGGGGTTAAGGATCAAAACGGTAGCCCATGCCCGCTTCCGTGTGCAGATGGCGGGGCTCTGCCGGATCCCGCTCCAACTTCCGGCGCAGCTGGGCGATGTACACGCGCAAGTATTGGGTTTCCTTGGCGTAGGCCTGCCCCCACACCTGGGTGAGGATCTGCTGCTGGCTCACCAGCTTCCCCTTATTACGGACCAGCAGCTCCAGGATGTTCCACTCCGTAGGCGTCAGCCTGACCTCAGCCCCGTCCTTCACGATTCTCTTGCCTGCCAGGTCCACCATGAAGTCGGTGGTGGCCAGCGTTGGTTCCTCATGCCCGGTGACCACACGGCGCGAGGCGACCCGAAGCCGGGCAAGCAGCTCATCTAAACCGAAGGGCTTGGTCACGTAGTCGTCCGCACCGGCGTCGAGCGCCTCCACCTTGTCCTCCGACGCGTGCCGGGCAGAGAGCACAATGATGGGCATGCTGCTCCAGCCGCGGATCCGGCGGATGATCTCCACGCCGTCCATATCCGGCAGCCCGAGGTCCAGCACCACGATCTCCACAGGCTGCTTGGCAACGGCCTGAAGGGCATCGGCACCGTTGCCTACCGACAACGCCTGGTAGCCATGGGCCTGAAGCGTGACCTGCATGGCGCGGGCGATCCGGGCCTCGTCCTCGACGATAAGTACCAGCGTCATTGCGCGCCACCAGTCCACAGCGGCAAAGTGACCACCATGGTCAAGCCACCACCCGGCGTCGGCTCCGCAGCGAGTCTCCCGCCCATGGCCTCGCAGAACCCCTTGGCCACTGCGAGGCCCAGCCCGATCCCGCCGCCGGCAGTGTGTCCGGGCGCCGGCGAATCACCGAAGCGCTGGAACGGCTGGAACATGGTGAGGACTTCCTCACTGCCCACTCCCCTGCCATGATCGACAATCCGCAGTTCGCCGGCAGGCCGGTCACCCAAGGTGATGCCGGCACCAGCCCGTGCTGTCAGGACCACATCCGATTCCGGTGCGTACTTCACGGCGTTCTCAACGATATTGGCCACCACGCGCTCAAGCATGCCGGCATCGGCCTGCACCGGGGGAAGGTTGGGTGGCAGTTCGTTGCGGAGGCGCTCAGGCGGAAGACCTCGCAGGGCCTGCGGCAGTACCTCAGCCCAGCCGATCCCGGTCAGCAGCGGATTGACCGCGTCTGCGGTGATTCGGGACATGTCCAGGAGATTATCCACCAAGTGATCCAGGCGGTCCGCATAGTCCTCGATGGTCTCCAGCAGTTCCCGCTCCACCTCTGGAGGAAAACTCACGTCCTCCTGGCGCAGGCTGCTGACAGCCAGCTTGATACCGGCCAACGGCGTCCTCAGGTCATGCGACACGGCGCGCAGAATGGATGTCCGCATCTTGTTGCCCTCGGACAGCCGGACATTGTCCCGCCGGCTCTTCACCAACTGTTGCCGCTCGCGCACGGCCACCACAAAGGCTCCGAAGGCGGCCAGCAGCCGCTGGCGCTGCGGTGTCAGGGGTCCGCCGCGCAGCAGCAGCGTGTACTGGGGATCGACGACGGCGGCATGGTCGGCGGCGGCATGGGTCACCGGCGGATTGGGGCCGGCGCTCGCCAGGACCTGCGATGCGGGAGCCGCCCCGGGCGTGGCTGCCGCGCCCGGGGGTGCGGAGCCCAACAACGTCACTGCTTCCATGCCAAGGTTGCTCCGGACCTTCTCAAGGAAGGTCTCCAGGCTTCCATCCGAACTCAGGATCCGAAGAGCCAACTCGCTCAGGGCAGTGGCTTCGGCTTCGGATCGTGCTGCTTCCTGGGCCCGCCTGCTGGCCAGGCCCACCGCGAGCGCCACACCGCAGGCCACTGCCAGGAACACCACCAAGGTGAACAGCGTGGTGGGGTCGGCAATGGAAAGCGAGCCAACCGGATCGGCCGAGAAGTAGTTCAGCAGGAAGCTGCCCAAAACCGCGGCCACCACTGCAGGCCACAACCCGCCGATCGCGGCGACCGCAACCGCCACGGCCAACTGCAGCAGCATGATCATGGCGAAGTTACGGAAGTTCAGTAACGTCACCAAGAGTTCGACGGCGGGCGGCAGCATGAGTGCCAGCACCAAACCTGTCACCACACGCCCCCGGCCGATGCCTCGAACCGGCGGGAGCCGGAGCAGCACGCCGTCGTCGCCGTTGCTGTAGGTCTCAGGTGCCGCCATGGCTACATCCTTACACGCTTCCCGCGGTGGGGAGTTCTCCCCATTTACCGGCGTCATCCGTGCCTGCACGGCGCGCAAGGACTAGGCTTGCTCTGAGCATTCCGGTCCGGTGTACCGCCGGACACTTCAACGGTCTATCCAGGGGGATATACATGGGCCCGAAAGACAGCCCTGACGCAGCCGGCAACAACGGCAGCAGCAGGGACAACAACAGCGACTTCGGAGCGGGCAACAATCCGCCCAAGCCCCCACCTTGGCAGGTGCCCAAGCCAGAACTCCACCCTGAGCTGTTCACTCCTGTTCAGGAGAACCCGCAACAGGACAAACCGACGCGGAAGAGCAGGAAGGCACCTGCAGGCGCTGCTCCCAGCGCGACCGGAGCTCCTCAACCGGGGCAGCCCCTCCCCGTGGTGGATCCGTTCGCCAAGGAACGCGAACGCGGCGAGGCCGAGGCAGCGAAGAAGAAGAAGCGGTCGCAGCGCCGCACCGTCGTCGTCGGCCTTGGCGTGACAGCACTGTTGGC includes the following:
- a CDS encoding LysM domain-containing protein, which gives rise to MGLLDNVKKNLGLGDKGRGDQLLHGDKDHRDDAGSAARDAAPAEATAPAAPSAGSQAAEDAAAVGVSAADRDAAEAAAAQAAQQQAAADAAAAQEARQEGLEPDAPEVRLQAQEAASEAAVGAGQQGPVAPRVTEVVVEQGDTMSGIAAQFGVDLGALIATNADTVPNPDRIYPGQVLRLP
- a CDS encoding response regulator, with the translated sequence MTLVLIVEDEARIARAMQVTLQAHGYQALSVGNGADALQAVAKQPVEIVVLDLGLPDMDGVEIIRRIRGWSSMPIIVLSARHASEDKVEALDAGADDYVTKPFGLDELLARLRVASRRVVTGHEEPTLATTDFMVDLAGKRIVKDGAEVRLTPTEWNILELLVRNKGKLVSQQQILTQVWGQAYAKETQYLRVYIAQLRRKLERDPAEPRHLHTEAGMGYRFDP
- a CDS encoding DEAD/DEAH box helicase; the encoded protein is MTENLNENFDAQTTESAESAVAAETTAPAEAEAPAAAAAPVENAAAESAAPTFTEAPAPKAEETEAPAPKAEEAEEEGVRFVDLGIDGRVLAALQDVGYEKPSPIQAATIPLLLEGRDVVGLAQTGTGKTAAFAVPALSRLAELHDLNGPSRKTQALVLAPTRELALQVAEAFTSYAKHIDDFTVLPVYGGSAYGPQLAGLRRGAQVVVGTPGRVIDHIAKGSLDLSELQYLVLDEADEMLRMGFADDVEQIFQQTPETRQVALFSATMPGQIRRMSKQYLNNPAEISVKSKTTTGANTKQRYLQVMGPHKLDALTRILEVEEFDGVIAFVRTKMATEDLADKLKSRGFQAAAINGDIPQQQRERTVDALKEGRIDILVATDVAARGLDVERISHVINYDIPHDTESYVHRIGRTGRAGRSGDAILFMTPREKYLLRSIEKATRQPVEQMHLPTAETVNTLRLGKFAERITETLASEDVAAFRDLISSYEEEHNVPASEIAAALAVMAQGGQPLLVKELPAAPEYQKRERSKDGFGSRGPTRALTEGNATYRIAVGRRQRVMPGSIVGAIANEGGISSAQIGGIDIRSDHSLVELPADLSADQLRALSRTRIGGELIHLELDNGRKPSGDRGSYSGGGAGGRGGYGDRENRGGGNFKGNGGFKKDFRKSDGERTSADRGGRSYSDRSERTAGSYGDRDRGQASGSRFGGHGDGARKPRTGGEGANRDFNRKGKW
- a CDS encoding MOSC domain-containing protein — encoded protein: MNTASLLAVCRVHQLLPDSGSVGVTALDKRPVEGPVKVHKLGVHGDVQANRIDHGGEDQALYAYSQADADYWAGELQREVPAGLFGENLRVAGIETTGAVIGERWRIGLEVEVEVTSPRVPCATFQRVLDEPQWVKRFTQAGRVGTYLRVIKTGTLSAGDHIHRTFVPKHGITVGQWFSEPTPDLVQALLDAQADGEIRLQDDYHSTFDKVLRRHGLQ
- a CDS encoding NAD(P)-binding oxidoreductase, giving the protein MSRIAIIGGHGKVALHLSRILSGEGHDVTSFIRNPDHVADVTETGAEAQVLDVENSTTAELAQALDGHDAVVWSAGAGGGNPDRTYAVDRDAAIRSMDAAAQAGVKRYVMVSYIGAAKDHGVPADNPFFAYAEAKAAADDYLRATDLDWTILGPGTLTDEPATGLIQTDPENPGSGTQTSRANVALVTAAVLELPGTIHRTIAFKDGTADVVDALTED